Genomic DNA from Coregonus clupeaformis isolate EN_2021a unplaced genomic scaffold, ASM2061545v1 scaf0579, whole genome shotgun sequence:
GTGGTTGGAGCCGCATCTGTTGATGATGTAGCAGCAGATGAGGTTGTGGCAGCTGCTGTAGCAGCTGTGGTTGCTTTAGATGTTGTTGGTGCCTCAGTGGttattgtgggagcagctgtggctgttgtgggagcagctgtggctGTTGTGGGAGTAGCTATGGTTGTTGTCGTCGCAGAAGTATTAGTCGTTGGTAAAGCTGTCGTTGTTgtaggagcagctgtggttgttgtgggtgcagctgtggttgttgtagacaTATATGTAGTTGTCGTAGCCGCAGCTGTGTTTTTgtttgtgggagcagctgtggttgttgtgtgaGAAGCTGTGGTTTTTGTCGTCGCAGCAGTATTAGTTGTTGGTAAAGCTGTCGTTGTTGTTGGAACAGTTGTTGTCATAGCAGCGGCAATgattgttgtgggagcagctgtggttgttgtgggtgcagctgtggttgttgtagacaTAGCTGTAGTTGTCTTAACCACAGCTGTATTTGTTTTTGTGGgttcagctgtggttgttgtgggagcagctgtggttctTGTCGTCGCAGCAGTATTAGTCGTTGGTAAAGATGTCTTTGTTGTAGGAGCAGTTGTGGTTGTTATTGGCACGGCATCGGTTGTTGATGCAGCAGCTATTGTCATTGCAGCAGCAATTAttattgtgggagcagctgttgtttttgtgggtgcagctgtggttgaTTTGAGGATGGCTGTGGTTGTAGCCGCAGCTATTGTTGTCGTAGCAGCAGATGTGGTTGTAATGGGCGAAGCTGTGGTTGTGTTTGTGGCAGCTGGGATTGTGGTGAGGACGGCTGTGATTGATGCCCCAGCTGTAGTTGGCGTTGGTGCCTCTGTGATTGTTGTGGGAGTAGCTGTGGTGTTTGTCGtagaagctgtggttgttgtgggtgaaTCTTTAGTTGTTGTGGtagcagttgtggttgttgtgggcacGGCTTCTGGTGTTGTTGCCGCAGCTGTTGTCATAGCATGAGCTATGTTTGTTGTGGGAACAGCTTTGGctgttgtgggtgcagctgttATTGttgcagacacagctgtagttgtcGTAGCCGCATCTGTTGATGTGGCAGCAACTTTGGTTATTGCCGtatcagctgtggttgttgttggtgcagttgttgttgttgttgtctccaCAGTATTAGTCGATTGTAAAGCTGTCATTGTTGTacgagcagctgtggttgttgtggggatgTCTGTGATTGTTGCTCCAGCAGTAGTTGCCGTTGGTGcctctgtggttgttgtgggagcagctgtggtgtTTGTCTtagaagctgtggttgttgtgggtgcagctgtggctgttgtgggagcagctgtggttgttgtgggagcagctgtggttgttgtggtgatggctgtggttgttgtagcagCAGCTATTGTTGACATAGTTGCAGATATGATTGTTGTTGTCGAAGCTGTGATTGTTATAGAGGCAGTTGCTGTGGGTGTGGTcgaagctgttgttgttgttgttgtagcagAGGCTGTGGTTGTGTGAGCTGCTGTAGTAGCTCTAGATGTTGTTGGTGCCTCTGtgattgttgtgggtgcagcagTGGGTCTCGTAGCAGCTCTAGATGTTGTAAattcagctgtggttgttgtgaggACGGCTGTGATTGTTGCCCCAGCTGTAGTTGCCATTGTTAattctgtggttgttgtgggagcatctGTGATTATTGTTGGAGAAGCTGTGTTTGATTTGGGCGCAGCTCTGGTTGTTTTGGgcgcagctgtggttgttgtgggagcagctgtggttgttgtcgtCGCAGCAGTATTTGTCATTGGTAAAGCTGTCATTGTTGTAGgagcagttgtggttgttgtgggcatGGGTTTGGTTGTTGATGCAGCAGCTTTTGTGATAGCAGCAGCTATGGtttttgtgggagcagctgttgttgtgggtgcagctgtggttgttgtatgcAGAGCTGTAGTTGTCATAGCCACAGCTGTGTTTGTTGTTGTGGGTGATGCTGTGGTTGATGTGAGgatggctgtggttgttgtagcctTAGCAGTTGTTGTCATAGCAGCAGATGTGGTTGTTATGAGGGAAGCTGTGGTTGTGTTTGCGGCAGCTGGGATGGTTGTGGGGACGGCTGTTGATGTGGCAGCAGCTGTGGATGTTGTGAGGATGGCTGTGATTGTTGCCTGAGTTGTAGTTGCTGTTGGTACATCTGTGATTGTTGTGGGATCAGCTGTGGTTATTGTTGGAGGAGCTGTGGTTGATTTGGgtgcagttgtgtttgttgtggtAGCAACTTTGGTTGTTGTGATATCAGCTGTGGTTtttgtgggtgcagctgtggtCGTTGTGGGTACGGCTTCGCTTGTTGTTGCCGCAGCTGTTGTCATAGCAGCAGCTAtgtttgttgtgggagcagctgcaACGGTAGCTGTTGTTGGTGCTGCGCTGGTTGtcgtgggagcagctgtggttgttgcaGTGTCAGCTGTGGTTGGTGTGGGATCAACTGTGTTTTTTTCATGAGCATCTGTGGTGCTTTGAGCTGCTGTTGTAGCTGTGGTTGTTTTGGGGACAGCTGTGATTGTTTTTACCCCAGCTGTAGATGTCGTTTTGGctgatgtggttgttgtggtgttaGCTGTGGGTGTTCTTATTTCGGCTGTGGTTGTTGCCCCAGCTGTAGTTGTCGTTGGTGCCTCTGTGGTTGTTTTAGGAGCAgttatggttgttgtgggagcatctGTGGTTGTTGTTAATTCAGCTGTAGTTGTTGTGGGGATGGCTGTGATATTTttggtagttgtagtagtagtcgtGTTATTCTGGAGTTCtgaaaaaattaattaaaacatttaaataaatgttatGTCATTAAAATTGTTCTTTAAACCAGAAAAGCTTGCTCAAATCTTATTTTTTGTGGGTGGAAAACTGAAAACAAAGAAAGCCTCTGCCAAGCCTCCCCAAAGTCTCTCCCCTtccaaacatttaaaaaatgccaGCTGTACGGTCACCTGAGCAAAATCATAATAATCAGTGAAGCAAAACCAGCGCTCTAGAATTGTCTTTGCTCATATCCATTTTAATGTTTTTGTCTGTGAAGAGAGACTACCATGGTTTTAAATGGTTTTGAAATAAAAACACTTTTAAATGAGGTACACTATTTTAAGTATGATGTGATTTGATTACaactgatgaaatcagagctggTAATTTGGCTGTGGGCATCAAAATAAAAACTAAAACCAACAATATGATGACAAATGAGAGGGTAAAATCCATTCAAACAATCATGTGTATGAATCTACATACATATTGTGTTCAGATTAATTCTTACCCGCATTGATACTGACAGTAATAATGTCTAAGAAGACTGTGGACGTGTTGATAAACATCTTGAGGGATTCCTCTATAGTTGTAACATTAGGGACCACTGACTGGTTTGTGAAGATCATATTGGTTGTCACACCCACAGAACCAGACCTAAAAATCAAAGCAATAGAATGAATGTGAAATGGGATAaaaattgttattattattattattattattagtagtagtagtagtagttatttatttatatatatatatatatatacacagtttatatatattaggggttagatcagctttaaaattgcagatagattgtaacttccatcaatgtaattgtctgcatcatttccaaacTCCCATATATTTTTTTGCGC
This window encodes:
- the LOC121550593 gene encoding mucin-2-like, with translation MIFTNQSVVPNVTTIEESLKMFINTSTVFLDIITVSINAELQNNTTTTTTTKNITAIPTTTTAELTTTTDAPTTTITAPKTTTEAPTTTTAGATTTAEIRTPTANTTTTTSAKTTSTAGVKTITAVPKTTTATTAAQSTTDAHEKNTVDPTPTTADTATTTAAPTTTSAAPTTATVAAAPTTNIAAAMTTAAATTSEAVPTTTTAAPTKTTADITTTKVATTTNTTAPKSTTAPPTITTADPTTITDVPTATTTQATITAILTTSTAAATSTAVPTTIPAAANTTTASLITTTSAAMTTTAKATTTTAILTSTTASPTTTNTAVAMTTTALHTTTTAAPTTTAAPTKTIAAAITKAAASTTKPMPTTTTTAPTTMTALPMTNTAATTTTTAAPTTTTAAPKTTRAAPKSNTASPTIITDAPTTTTELTMATTAGATITAVLTTTTAEFTTSRAATRPTAAPTTITEAPTTSRATTAAHTTTASATTTTTTASTTPTATASITITASTTTIISATMSTIAAATTTTAITTTTTMRLRQLQLCLFTHNNHSFYDKHHSYSHNNHRGTNANYSWGINHSRPHHNPSCHKHNHSFAHYNHICCYDNNSCGYNHSHPQINHSCTHKNNSCSHNNNCCCNDNSCCINNRCRANNNHNCSYNKDIFTND